Below is a genomic region from Tripterygium wilfordii isolate XIE 37 chromosome 12, ASM1340144v1, whole genome shotgun sequence.
tacttgattttatttgatattcattgtgtttattagtgttagctagtcatttgcatatcattcacttcaaatttgcattgcttcctcgtggatcgataccggactcaccggtttattacttgacgataccctgcacttggggtaagtacacacacacactttggtgtcggtcaagtttttgaaaacacaccaaaaatgaataaaaaaaataatctaacactacatatttacaagagaactcttttcacgcacactaggaaggagtgggatccacaaggtcccattcttcggccaattcattaaaattttccaagtatggtttcaaacgttggccattaaccttaaaagtttttccactcctaggatcatcaatgtcaatgcttccatatggggaaaccttacggataataaaaggtccggtccatttggtacgtaacttcccgggaaacaagtgtaaccgggagttgtataaaagaaccttttgtccctcatgaaaaactttcctcacaatgtgcttgtcatggtatcttttcattttaagcttagcaattttagcattttcaaaagcatcattcctcaactcctcaatctcttggatttggagtttgcgatgccccccaacttgatcggtggagtcattcaaagtgcgaatggcccaataggccttgtgctccaattccaccggcaagtggcaagccttgccatagacaagtctataaggagacattccaagggcagtcttatacgcagtacggtaagcccacaaagcatcaatcaattttgaagaccaatcttttctattgggaccaaccgttttttcaagaatacgtttaatctccctatttgccaattccgcttggccacttgtttgtggatgatatggggtgccaactttgtgcaaaatgccatatcgtttcatcaaagttctaaccggggcattgcaaaagtgagacccaccatcagttatgatggctcgaggcatcccaaatcttgagaaaatgttttcttttaaaaattttatcacaacttggtgatcatttgttcgagaagggatggcttctacccacttggacacataatccacaccaaccaagatatacaaataaccaaatgaattagggaagggtcccatgaagtcaatggcccaacaatcgaaaatttccaaaatgttaataggttggaggggcatcatctcacgttttcctaaattacctagcctttggcaattgtcacaagataggcaataagcatggacatctttgtgcaaagaaggccaatataagccactttgaagaattttggctgcggtctttttggaggaaaaatggcctccacaagcatatttatggcaaaaggccatgacactttcaaattcattatcgggaatgcacctcctaatcacttgatcagaacaatacttgaacaaatatgggtcatcccaaaagaagtttcgcacattgcgaagaaatttggatctatcaatcgtactccaatgagatggcatgtttccggtcaccaaaaagttggcaatgtccgcataccatggagtcaatttagAAGAGATGGCATTAGTGAGGAggagttgttcatccgggaaatgcTCATTGATGGGTAggccatgtgaaatcaaattttgtccgggaagtcGAGAGAGATGGtcggctactacattctccactcctttcttatctttaatttcaaggtcaaattcttgaagtaagagattccatcttaacaacctaggcttggcatcagCTTTTGAAAGTAGATACTTCAAAGCTgcatggtcggtaaagatgatgactttcgagccaaccaaataggacctaaacttgtccaaggcaaaaactatagctagtaattccttttcggtagtggtataattcacttgagcatcattcaaagtcttactagcatagtatataacatgagcatgtttttcttttctttgtcctaggaccgccccaaccgccacatcacttgcatcacacatgagttcaaagggcatactccaatcgggagtttgcataatgggtgcggtggttagggcacctttcaaatcatcaaaagcttgttgacattgtggtgtccattcaaaagagacatcttgagcaagcaagttacttaaaggtttggcaatggcactaaaagaattaataaaccttctatagaaacccgcatgtcccaaaaaagatctcacatctttaacacatgtagggggaggtaacttttgaattaattcaatttttgccttgtcaacctctatccctttggaggacacaatgtgtcccaatacaattccgtgtgtcaccatgaaatgacacttttcccaattgagaaccaagtggctctcctcacatctttttaacacacttgccaaattagcaaggcattggtcataggtgtctccgtaaaccgagaaatcatccataaagacctccacaattttctcaaccatgtcactaaagatactcatcatgcacctttgaaaggtagccggagcattgcataacccaaaaggcatgcgtctataagcaaaagttccgaatggacatgtgaatgtggtcttgtcttggtcttctaaggcaatctctatttgattatatccagaatacccatcaaggaagcaataataggctcgacccgctactctctcaaggacttggtcaaggaagggtaaggggaaatggtcctttctagtaaccatattgagtctacggtagtcaatacacatacgccacccggtttgaattcgagtgggcaccaattcgttcttgtcattcgtaactaccgtaactccggactttttggggaccacttgggtaggagatacccatttggaatccaCAATGGGATAAATGATCCCCGCGTCAAGCAATTTTAGTacctcccccctaactacctccttcatgttcggattcaaacgtctttgcatttgtctaacgggcttagcttcctcttccatgtaaatcctatgagtacaaaccaaaggactaatccccttcaaatcagcaattgtccaacctattgcccttctatacctttgcaaaacttgaacaagtttctcttcttggggagaagtaagtagggaagatatcacaacggGGTATGACTCCTTCTCgcccaaaaacacatattttaattcacttggtaagggtttccgttccggtgttggtggatgctctagagatgattcaagcttagtcttggaaggttctaattcctcaataggtgggttgaatcgtcctatgctatggatagctaaagactccaaaacctcattaatttcctcttcctcaactagaaattgactacctttttcgctcaaagctagcacaccttccaccgaatccctagcaagagttttctcgaagttctcctcaacatatgaatggatccaatctacttccctaatgtcttcaaactctcccatttgcttagacacattaaagatgttcatctccgcggtcatattcccaaaagatagcaccatgacaccattcctacaattgatcaaagcatttgagGTTGCTAGGAAAGGTCTACCTAAAAGGACCGAAATTGGTTTGCTAAAGCTAgggaggggttgagtatctaaaaccacaaagtcaaccgggaagtaaaattcatccacttgaactagtaCGTCTTCAACTATTCCCctaggaatcttgacggatctatcggctagttgcaaagtaattcttgtaggcttaagctcacctaaccccatttgttgatagaccgagtatggaaggagattaacactagcacctaaatccaacaatgcttgctcaatcctatggttccctatgactattggaatggtGGGGCAACCaggatccttatatttaggtggagtggtggcttgcaagatggagcttgcttgctccgtaagaaaagccttctccttcacattcaatttgcgtttcacggtacacaaatccttgaggaactttgcgtacgagggaacttgtttgatggcatctaaaagaggtatgttcactttcacttgtttgaaaagttcaaacatctctttgtgtagagcctcattggttttcttccctaaacggtgaggaaatggtggccttgggatacactctctatccttagatgtgtctacccttgtcctatgtgattgcccctcactctcctcttctcctcttggtattttctcacatttttctgaatttctggatgaagtgtccggaccatccaaaataggtgtccgaacacttgcacctagtgaatcattttcctgcacaaatttctccaaactctcttcctttccaccatttcctttgtcctttttttccactctatcaccaaaattctgcacatcatcactttgatcaacattctcatttggtatgggtctatccacaatgcgtccattcctcaaagtgaggatggattgggcttgttcatgtccactcacccccccactagtagattctagcaaattggcttgtttggatggattggggtatggttgagctgggaatttacccttctcatatgtggtgagagcctgggtgaccttagtgatttgactcttaatatcctcaatggccctattggtctgttcttggaatttggtggccttttgattctcccctatttgagcttgcatgaaaatgttgagagtgtcttcaagagacctcttgggaggtggaatgtaaggttgtggaggtggttgtgtaacacttggaggaggcaattgttgttggggtggaggggggagtgattgagattgagcattcccatcattcctccacccaaagtttggatgattcctccaagggtaattctcattgtaagaattgttgccttggttattAGTAGGGTAAGGCTttctaaagttttgagaattgttcccattgtaaccttgcccaaataggacttccttacaagccggtagagcattacactcatccgtcctatgatccctactttcacacaaagtacaagcaacttgttcatcaacaccaaccacatttataggggccttttgtgactctaaggactccaatttcttggacaacaaagcaagtttagcatgcacatcatcattttcattcaaaacaaacttgccactagagtttggcacaacatcatgtcgggttagtggaggagcttcccaagatcgagaTTCCTCCgtcaacccatcaaagaaagtgaatgcttcattggcatccctattcaaaaaatcaccttgagtcatggtggagaccaatttcttcaaagatggagtcaaagatttgtggaaaaaattcacaatttgaaatttttgaaatccatggtgagggcacataaacaacaaatctttaaacctctcccaagcttggaagaaggtttcatgttctttgcaatgaaaattcatgatttgtgtttggtaagagatggtacggtgggaaggaaaatatttgttgagaaattcttcttgcattgccgcccaagtcgcaatagattgggggcgcaagttctcaaaccattgttttgtatgatccttcaaagagaatggaaaaagtttgagtctcaaaatttcttgtgagcatgtgacatcaccaaaagtagtacacaccgattcaaaatcacgcacatgggaatatggtcgttccgattccattccagggaatttgggaatcatttggaacatggatggtttaaggctcacattttgttggttcggtggcatgatgatgcaagaaggttgagtttgccttgcgggatgcgtaagctccctcaaagtgcgatgctcttgggcatgaatgtactccacaggaggaggtgcatgtaaattttgtccgaagggagcatattgtggcacttgtggcattggataatacatgggatgcacataattgtatgggggaggtatatgatatgcgggaggcatattgggaggttggtagacattttgtggggcgaTTTGTGCCATgtcgtcttgttgaagtggttgaggtgcattttgcaaagcatgctcaacttgaacatttggtaaattttgggcatttggcacattttgggcatcttgcccttgtgccggattcatcaattcatcaatgttcacacgttgcaaaagacgacgcaatacatcgagattgatatcacccccacgtacactccctgcatcactcgcatttatgtcaccacctctcccatctctattagacccatgcccactaacactatctctaagatgagacatgatggcaaacaaagctatcaaataacacgaaagatggcaaccaaccaagtcaagtaacaccagatttttcaatcaacaaacaaccaagaacaatgtcaagcaagaacaagagcaaagataggaatagaatgacaatcaacctcaggaacaataacacaccaagatgtagcaagtagtgatagaaagaaaaatgcgcaaagctctctcaaacaacgtatcactaccaagcagcaaacaaggtggcatccatcgcccacaggaatctaagttagccccatccgccaagttctcctcacaattttttttttccgctcttttcagcaactacactaaatcaactacactagaaagcaagtaaaagggaggaacgaagttacccttgaagcgtgaccgtgctccttccttatttgatagtgtttaatagcataaagctagcgtctacaagccacccagctccttctttgacactcgcttccccggcagcggcgccaaaaacttgaccgacaccaaagtgtgtgtgtgtacttaccccaagtgcagggtatcgtcaagtaataaatcggtgagtccggtatcgatccacgaggaagcaatgcaaatttgaagtgaatgatatgcaaatgactagctaacactaataaacacaatgaatatcaaataaaatcaagtaaaaaaaaatgggccgaatgactcggtagcataagcgattttgtaatcaaagtgagcacaaagtggatttaaaacaattaattaaaaaaacctagtctctagtccgtcccggtggctactcggttctcatactcaaggtatcattgcaaacacacacaaccatacacaatgcattgtgtgatactatcaatcatgcatatgcaaagagaattgggatataagacttcaattcatgcatgtaggccatcgagtctcttaatctacgatgaacgcaaagggataagcacctaatattatggattaatgttcccccttggggctcggcttggctaacaccctagtttcacactcaaagatcaattaaccataactctcccatgcacattcctaaattaacccaaaaccccatcatcaatacacataattaatagctatgcaatgaaaaactcaattaattaaggaaatcatgcaatgggtttaacaattctcaatcgaacacattagatgcaatccctagactagacaatccaagaatacaatcaaatatgtcattcccatagatccaatcacacaactatcacgaaattaaaagagagaaatcgaagctacgattctttgagcataccttgagtaatcgaaaccttgcacccaccgttcgggactagaaactagaaagagaacttagccactcattataatgagaataaacatcaattttatagatgaaaaccaatgtttacaatcaagatcacaataactaagtaaaatcctagagagagaaagagagagaaaaacaatggaggcaagaagttggaggagatgaattgtgagaaggaagacccaatcttagggttttctcctctttttacaatagaaattacctatctacccttataaagtcgttccccattggttacaagcaTGAGTTACCCCAAATACCCTTAAAATTCTAGTGCAGGaaaattgcagttccgcggtaggtgtccggacacttcatgcatgcatcaactttgaagcctctgcctcaatttgtgaagaaagcgtccggacggcacttgaggtgtccggacaggtgtccggacgggtgtccggacactttctgaatcccagcttcttctttcagctccaaaggtgATCAATTCAATCATTTatgcccgatttcctgcaaaaccaacgggaaacatgtataagagtaaaattactttattttaacacaaatgcattactataagcactaggacctcctaattagatgatattaggacctcaaactagaggtccgatcaatggacaaaataaaagaaatactcCAATAATAAATATGTGTGCATCATTTTCCGGTGATAACAACAACGACAATCGATACATACCAACAGGTTGATTACTTGTGAAACTCTTAGAAAGGGACAAAAATAGGGAGATTCACAGTTGATGGTAGATCGAAGGAGAACTCAATCAGCGAAACTCGAAGAATGCGGAGAAATGAGGGGTCTTCCGTTTTATATATAGAAATAGATATATTGGgccatgtttttgttctttgaactaATAATTATTGGTTTAGGTTTGTCTTCTTTGCATTCTTTTAAGTCACATGATTATTGGGCTAGGTTTATCTTCTAATTAAtgtcaattaatttatttttttaaatatagtaAATTTTTATGTTATGATAATTATAAAATGAATTGggtttaattaaattaataaaaattaattttagaaataaatatttaaatgatttagaataTGATTTAGAGTGTCTGATGAATTGTGATATCGTTAGAGAAACTGTACATCTGTAGAAAATATACTTTTATTGTAAATTTAGTGAGTCTCTTAATAGTTTCTATCATGAATGGTACGTGTACAAAATAGTCTAACTTTAACTTATAGCATTGGTATGGAAAACAAAATTaggataaaaaatatttaactcatcaaagaaaatgatatatgcaactttttttttgggtggatcctaaaagaacaataaaataataaataatatagcTCGTCAAATAGgggaaaaaaaccaaaaaggaTAGATAATTAacgtaatttttttctttcttgtgatAGAAATCGGCAATCGAGCATAGGGCATACGCAATTTGTGGACTATTTATAGTGGTTGTAAGTTCtcatgacataaaaaaaaaaaacataggagTGTATTTATTTTGAATGTGTTACCAATAAAAAAATGGGGCTCACTTGATCCGCTTCAGGTATTGGGCTGAAGGCCGACCATCAGTAGGACCACAAATGAAGAAGCCCAAAGCCATTGTATGCCTTGTTAGTTAATAGTTGTTACAcaagataaacaaaaaaaagaggtcTGGCGATTGTGGGCTTAATAATTCTATGGGTCTTATAATGCGGCCCAACAAGATTCATGAAGAAGTAAGGTACCATCATCTTTAATTAACAAAAAATGCTTTATGATCCCATTTTATCTTCAATTAATGTGGAATATCGGATGTCGAGTgagtcctatatatatatgtacttataatcaatgattatcacACATGTCACTGATAATAGGGGTAAAATAGTTATCATAACTCGGGGATCTGTAGTATTGGTCATCTTATTAGCATATCCACATAGTCAATGTTGGAGTACTAGGCACCAACATGACTATGTCCATAATGTGGGATTAGGAAACTCAAGGTATAAGGAATTGATGATGCATTTTGGAGTAACAGTGGTAGACCCCAACAGTGAGTGCCAGATAAGAGTGAATGAATCTTAACAGTAGCATTCATAATTTGAGATTGATATCCTACCAGCAATACACacactattatatatatatataataaagcaTGGGGAGTAGAGTAGTAGATGTTTCTGTCATCTCCATTCACTTGCTTATAATTCATTAATTCTTGTCTTGTCTTGTCCACAAACTACTTGTTTTTCTTTATAAtgccaaaaacaccaaaacaaagCTAGAAATCCAGAGGCCCATTATGTTTGTTAACTACTCAAATTCAAGGCCCAAGTTGCAGAGAGATCAATATTTGGTATAAAAACTTGCAACCCATGTGAGCACACTGCCCCAGCTGTGGCTGTGGGGGATTTTTATTGGGAGTTTGAATTGAAAGTGGTGTCAGTCCAGGCAGTCAAAACATTGGGAATCCAACTCCTACTCCCTGACTTCTACCTGTCAAAATATACAATTGTGGCAGTCAGTCAGTTCTGTTCATGTGTCAAGTGAGAGATGTCGGGCTGGTGTGAGAGTTAGTGTGTCTATGACAATGTGTGTGTTTGTGGGGTATAAGCATTAACCAACCTCCATATGTAAATTCTTGCGTGTTGTATGAATGATCTATCCCTGCACTCAGCATTATTTTCTGGGTCTCTCTCCCATAGTATCCTAACTTATCTGATCCACTATTTTTGGTTTcctgaattatatatataacatcttttgttaacatgaaatatcccacatcgaaaagtTAAAGGAAAACAATGTGCTTTGTAAGTTAAGACCAAACTCCTCTCAATTGTAGAAGATCATATTTAAGGACAAAACTGGGCACAATATCTCTACTAGTGTTGGGAAATTTGTCCCGGATCCTCCTTAACAAAAATATCATACGAcagtaaagaaattgaaactgaGAATGCTAACATAATCAACACAAGAAGGAGATCCCTCATGTTTAGATAgacaaaaaagaaagggaagaaaattagtttaatttactaatttatctttatttttattttaaaatattatgtacaagggtaaataAGTTTTTTAActaataaataacttaattagtcatttaTTCCGTCCAAATAACTCTATTTTGAGGAGGAATAATTTTGATAAagatttaataaaatcttcttTCCAAATCTCCTCAaatgcattttttaaatttttataaactatttaaataaaaaaatcaaaagaaaactctcttttccttctcttttttcctccaaatcccttaatccaaagttacaaacacactctaaatgaaTAAATAGAGAAATAGATATACATCAAAACGAAACCCCTTTTTTGTAATGACTCTGCAACCGCTAAAACAGCCgaacccttttttatttttgtgctgAAATTTAGCTTCCTCATCTCCATCTAACTAAACCATCAAGTATCACCCCCACCATTCTCTGTCTTTCTCTCTCAGACTCCACAAGTCATTGTGGTGATGAACCCACTCTTCTCTCCAAATCGTGTGTATTTACTCTTTAGCAtccaattttaaatgaatttgaTTGGGTTTTTGCGTTTAGATGTTTGTGATAGAGAGAGAACAGAATGGATGATGAGTCTCTTCCTGGGCTTCTGTGCCAAGAAAGCATGATTTGCTTAACTGAAGATGTGGCAGATAAAGATGCTGCCTTTGTAAGAACAAAGAGTAGTTCTTATGGTGGTGATTCAGATGAAGAAGATATGTTCTTGAAAAGGTTGGTTGATAGAGAGAAGACTTTTGGGTTCAATAAGGGTTTTCAATCTGTTGTGCTTGGTGATTGGCTCAAATGTGCAAGATTGGAAGCTATTTCATTGATTCTCAaagtgggtatatatatatatatttttcatatttcattTAACAATTTGAGCCAAATTTCAAAATGATTGATATTATTGATTCTGCTTTTCAATCCAGACAAGAACAGCACTTGGGTTTTGCTTCCAAACAGCTTATTTAGCAGTCGCATACATGGATCGATTCCTTGTAAGAAGACCCAATATTGATGTAAGACCCAATTTTCTTTCACTAATTTGGTACATTCATTAAACACTTTGTTAGTTCTATGTTCTTTTTCGACGATTTTAATGTTTGATGCAGAGTGAACAATCTTGGGCAATTCCATTACTGTCTGTGGCATGTCTATCATTGGCAGCAAAGATGGAGGAAGTGAATGTGCCCACACTATCTGATTATCAAGTTGAAGAATACAGATTTGATAGCAGAGTAATACAGAGAATGGAACTATTAGTACTAAATATATTGGAGTGGAGAATGTGCACAGTCactccttttcctttccttcactATTTTATCTCTACATTGTGCAATGAATCTTCATCGAGTAGTCATGTACTATCTAGAACTGCTGGATTCATTTTTGCCAACAAAAAAGGTATTGCCATGAAATTTTGTCATTTCTGAATCTAAAcgacatttattatttcagAATTGAATTTGTTGTATTGATTTATATGTGATCATGTGCAGGGAGTGATTTGATTGATCATCATCGATCCTCCGTTGTCGCTTATGCAGCTACATTGATGGCATTGGATCAGACACTAACAAGACCAGCATTGGAGATTAAGATAAATTCTGTTTCTTCTCTTCATGAATTGCTTGAGATTGATACTGTAAGTCCCTACTCTCACAACACCATTTGTGGGCGTCTTTTCTTTACTAGTCGCGTGAATAAAAAATCATTGAACCGATGATCTTTGGGTCCTTTTGTTGGGCATTTTGATAGCAGGAATCAGTGGTTTCATGTTACAATCTGATGCAGAAATTGGAGATACCGGAGTTTGAAAAACCACCTCTCTTGCCATCCGATTTGAGTCCAATAGATGTTGTGGAGAATTCATCGGTCACTTTCGTGATTGGTACTAAGAGAAGAAGGTTTACATTCTCAGATTCCGATCAAATTGATCGATTACTCGATGAGAAACGTTTGAGATAGCTAAAGAA
It encodes:
- the LOC120011508 gene encoding cyclin-D5-2-like; the protein is MDDESLPGLLCQESMICLTEDVADKDAAFVRTKSSSYGGDSDEEDMFLKRLVDREKTFGFNKGFQSVVLGDWLKCARLEAISLILKTRTALGFCFQTAYLAVAYMDRFLVRRPNIDSEQSWAIPLLSVACLSLAAKMEEVNVPTLSDYQVEEYRFDSRVIQRMELLVLNILEWRMCTVTPFPFLHYFISTLCNESSSSSHVLSRTAGFIFANKKGSDLIDHHRSSVVAYAATLMALDQTLTRPALEIKINSVSSLHELLEIDTESVVSCYNLMQKLEIPEFEKPPLLPSDLSPIDVVENSSVTFVIGTKRRRFTFSDSDQIDRLLDEKRLR